Proteins encoded together in one Calditerricola satsumensis window:
- a CDS encoding thioredoxin family protein, which translates to MRDIETVEAFDRAIAGPDLVIAEFYADWCPDCQRIKPFMPEVANAFADKLTVIRVDREKLPELFARYDVFGIPSFIAFRNGRELVRFVSRDPKTREEIEQFFRRAVQVAEALDTE; encoded by the coding sequence ATGCGCGACATCGAAACGGTGGAAGCGTTTGACCGCGCGATCGCCGGGCCCGATCTCGTCATCGCCGAGTTCTACGCCGATTGGTGCCCCGACTGCCAGCGCATCAAACCGTTCATGCCCGAGGTGGCCAACGCCTTTGCCGACAAGCTGACCGTTATCCGCGTCGACCGCGAAAAGCTTCCCGAGCTGTTTGCGCGCTACGACGTGTTCGGCATCCCCAGCTTCATCGCCTTTCGAAACGGCCGCGAGCTGGTTCGCTTTGTCAGCCGCGACCCGAAAACGCGAGAGGAAATCGAACAGTTCTTCCGCCGCGCCGTGCAAGTGGCGGAAGCGCTTGACACCGAATAA
- a CDS encoding DUF4870 domain-containing protein, with the protein MAAMDEKQARMWATVCHLAALAGYIVPMGHVFGPLVVWLLKRHDSPFVDDQGKEALNFQLSLTLYGLVAALLVFVLIGLPLLLALLVIQVVFVIIAAVKANEGQTYRYPMSIRFFK; encoded by the coding sequence ATGGCGGCGATGGACGAAAAGCAGGCCCGCATGTGGGCCACGGTTTGCCACTTGGCGGCGCTGGCGGGGTACATCGTCCCCATGGGGCACGTCTTTGGCCCGCTGGTGGTGTGGCTGCTCAAACGGCACGATTCGCCGTTTGTCGACGACCAGGGGAAGGAGGCGCTCAATTTTCAACTCTCCCTCACCCTTTATGGGCTGGTTGCGGCGCTGCTTGTGTTTGTCTTGATCGGCCTTCCCCTGCTGTTGGCTCTCCTGGTCATCCAAGTGGTGTTCGTCATCATTGCTGCTGTGAAAGCCAATGAGGGCCAGACCTACCGGTACCCGATGTCCATCCGCTTTTTCAAATGA
- a CDS encoding YkvI family membrane protein, producing MNRAWLVIGQIAFTYIGTVVGAGFASGQEILHFFSQHGTYGTLGIVLSAVLFMWLGARIMRLAHRLGAFSYQEFNTYLFGSTLGRIVNVLMPLILLGVTSVMLSGTGSIFHEQLGLPYQAGILVTLLLTYFVIARGMSGILTVNSLVVPLMFLFTLLIGLDLLRNPDAVLSPAAPHDGWRWAIAPFTYVAFNLAMALSVLVPLGSEMKAERLLTWGGFWGGIGLGGMLLVSHLAMAAQGAAIFQYEIPMAHIVRELGRTAQVLFLLVVYGEIFTTLIANVYGLARQFQQMLKWPEKPLILAILMTSFLISQFGFHTLVAYLYPAFGYVGLALLVMAALKRG from the coding sequence GTGAACCGAGCATGGCTGGTCATCGGGCAGATCGCCTTTACGTACATCGGTACCGTTGTGGGAGCAGGCTTTGCTTCGGGGCAAGAAATCTTGCACTTTTTCTCCCAACACGGCACCTATGGCACGCTGGGCATCGTCCTTTCCGCGGTGCTGTTCATGTGGCTCGGCGCGCGCATCATGCGCCTGGCCCACCGCCTCGGCGCGTTTTCCTATCAGGAGTTTAACACGTACCTGTTCGGTTCGACCCTCGGGCGAATCGTCAACGTGCTCATGCCGCTCATCCTGCTCGGGGTAACCTCGGTGATGCTCTCCGGAACGGGGTCCATCTTCCACGAACAGCTGGGCCTTCCGTACCAGGCGGGCATCCTCGTCACCTTGCTCCTCACCTATTTCGTGATCGCCCGCGGCATGAGCGGCATCCTGACCGTCAACTCCCTCGTCGTGCCGCTGATGTTCCTGTTCACGCTGCTCATTGGCCTCGACCTGCTGCGCAATCCGGACGCGGTCCTCTCCCCTGCCGCCCCACACGACGGCTGGCGCTGGGCGATCGCCCCGTTCACCTACGTCGCCTTTAATCTCGCCATGGCCTTGTCCGTGCTCGTTCCCCTGGGCAGCGAAATGAAGGCGGAGCGCCTGCTCACCTGGGGCGGATTTTGGGGCGGCATCGGCTTGGGGGGGATGCTCCTCGTCAGCCACTTGGCCATGGCGGCCCAGGGCGCGGCCATCTTCCAGTATGAGATTCCCATGGCCCACATCGTGCGCGAGCTGGGCCGCACCGCACAAGTCTTGTTCCTCCTCGTCGTCTACGGCGAGATCTTCACCACGCTCATCGCGAACGTCTACGGCCTGGCTCGCCAGTTTCAGCAGATGCTCAAGTGGCCGGAAAAACCCTTGATCCTCGCCATTCTGATGACGAGCTTCCTGATCAGCCAGTTCGGTTTTCACACGCTGGTGGCGTATCTGTACCCGGCCTTTGGCTATGTGGGGCTGGCCCTTCTCGTGATGGCGGCGCTCAAGCGGGGGTGA
- a CDS encoding PucR family transcriptional regulator, which produces MRITHETYGIDIRLPRAVYVLDAVDEPVSVEGRLSSVRNLLEREDQVTIGHSGEVVVLRVMRGERNGEALRSFADRLYRACCGDGRDVYVVVTEAPAGEVAPAYREASRIAGLLKRVGEPGGVYRAEEVQLLRLVDDLPLDKKRELIARTVGPLVNRPERDEWIHTLRVFFRCHLNVSEAARQLHVHRNTLLYRLARIREVTGRCPQQFPSAVELYAGLLAHLLDAPPSSPSGS; this is translated from the coding sequence GTGCGCATCACCCATGAAACCTATGGCATCGACATTCGGCTTCCGCGGGCAGTCTATGTGTTGGACGCGGTGGACGAACCCGTTTCGGTGGAGGGTCGGTTGTCCTCCGTCCGGAACCTCCTGGAGCGGGAGGACCAGGTGACCATCGGGCACTCCGGCGAAGTGGTCGTGCTGCGCGTGATGCGCGGGGAGCGCAATGGGGAAGCTTTGCGTTCGTTTGCCGATCGTCTGTACCGCGCGTGTTGCGGGGATGGACGGGACGTGTACGTCGTGGTGACAGAGGCGCCGGCGGGCGAAGTGGCTCCGGCCTACCGCGAGGCGAGCCGCATTGCCGGGCTGCTCAAACGCGTCGGCGAACCCGGAGGGGTTTACAGGGCGGAAGAGGTGCAGCTGCTTCGCCTTGTCGATGACCTTCCCCTCGACAAAAAGCGGGAGCTGATCGCGCGTACCGTTGGGCCATTGGTGAACCGTCCCGAGCGCGACGAGTGGATTCACACGTTGCGCGTTTTTTTCCGTTGCCACCTGAATGTTTCCGAAGCGGCCCGCCAATTGCATGTGCATCGGAACACCTTGTTGTACCGCTTGGCCCGCATTCGGGAGGTGACCGGACGGTGCCCTCAGCAGTTCCCGTCGGCGGTGGAGCTGTATGCGGGACTTCTGGCGCACTTGTTGGACGCTCCGCCGTCCTCGCCATCGGGATCGTGA